TGCGCGGTCATATTCAGAATGTGCATACCGTAAAAACGGGAATGGAATACATGATGCACCTGGCGAAGTGGTATCAGGAGGTTTCAAAAGGACATCCCATAGGGTTCTTCCAAATTGGTGGAGGGATTGCTGGAGATTTTCCCATCTCCGTGGTGCCCGTTTTGAGGCAGGAACTGAAACAGAATGTGCCCTTATGGAGTTACTTCTGTCAAATCAGCGATTCAACCACGAGCTATGGTTCCTACTCCGGCGCCGTGCCCAATGAAAAGATCACCTGGGAGAAACTGGATGTAGCCACTCCCAAATTCATCATTGAATCGGATGCCACCATAGTGGCGCCCTTGATTTTTGCTTATGTTCTGGACCAGGTTTAATCGCACGGAAAAACCCATCCGGATGATCCATTCATCTTTTTTCCAGGGACGGAGAGGGATTGTTTTTCCATCCCTTTCAACCTTCACTTGTTTTCTTGTTTTCCTGGAGCGGTCACTTCGATACCCGTTTCTTCCATGGCTTGACGGATTACCCTGGCCAGCTTCCATGCCCCTGGAGTGTCTCCATGAACACAGAGGGTATCCGCCTTGATTTCGATTTCCTGTCCCTCTATGGATGTTATGCGGCCTTCCGCCACCAGTTTTATCACTCTTGTGCGCACGGCGGATGCGTCATGAATGACGGCTCTTTCCATGCCGCGGGGAGCCAGCTGTCCGTCGCTCAGGTAGCCCCGGTCCGGGAAAACTTCCTGCACGACCCGAAGGCCGAACGCCTCTGCCATTTCAGCGCACAGGGACCCGGAAAGAATGAAGAAAAACAAATCGGGATCAAAAGCCTTTACCGCTTCAACGGCTTCCATGGCGGCAGCTTCGTTGTGGGCGATAAGATTGTAGAGTGCACCATGGGGCTTGACATGCCGAAGTCTTGCCCCGGCAGCTTCTGCAAATGCTCTGAGGGCTCCCATCTGATAAAGCAGGTAGTTCTTGATTTCCCCGGGAAACGTCTGAAGAGCGCGCCTCCCGTAACCCAGAAGGTCCGGGTATCCTGGATGAGCTCCGATTCCCACGTGATGTTCTTTGGCCAGGTAAACGGTCTTGGCCATGACCAGGGGATCTCCGGCGTGATACCCGCAGGCGATGTTCGCCGACGTGATGAATGGAATGACCTTCTCATCCTCCCCGATCACATAGGAGCCGAAGCTCTCTCCCATGTCGCAATTGATGTCAATGGACACCATGAATGTCTCCGTCCCGGTTTGCCTTGGCTGTTACAGGGGTTCTCCCTGCAGAATAAATCTTCGCAGAGCGTATTCTTTTTTGAGATAGATCTCCCGGGCTTTCAGAAGGGGGATGGGCGAAAAACGCACCTCCGCTCCCGGTGCTGCCTGGGCAATGAGAGAGATATCCTGGGAGATGACCGTTGCGATCTTGACGTAACCGCCTGTGGTGGGCCGATCTGCAAGAAGAATCATCGGTTGGCCGCTTCCCGGTACCTGTACCGCTCCAAGGGCAATGCCGTCGGAGATGATATCGGGGCCCTTTTGATGGGTTATCCTGGGTCCTTTCAGAGCACACCCCATGCGATCCGCACGGTCGGTGAGGCGGTAGATCCCGGAGGTAAAAGCGTTGAGGCCTTCCTCAGTGATACAGTCATCCTGAGGCCCCAATACCACTCGCAGAATGAGTTGTTGGGAATAGGGGGGAATGAGACTCCACGGATGATTCCGGACGATCTTGCCCCCTGGTTTTCCCGTATGCAAAATATCTCCCTTCCGCAAAGGTCTTCCGTTCATTCCTCCGAATCGGCCTCTCAGATAGGTGGATTTGCTTCCGAGAACGACAGGCACATCTACCCCACCTTCAAGAAAGAGATAGTCTCTGCCTCCCGTTGCAGAACGTTCCAATATGAGCCGGTCCCCTTTGGCGGCATACATGGCTGTCCAGGAAGGAATCGTAAAATCATTCAATGTCGCCTTTTCATTGGGGCCAGTTACTGCGAAAAGCGTCTTCTTCAGGAAGACCGCTTCAAGTCCTCCGAGTGTGATCTCGATGCACGCTTCGTACTGGTCGTTTCCCACCAGAGCGTTACCGATCCTCATAGCACAAAGATCCATGGCCCCCGAAACGGGCACTCCCATGTGCTGATAGCCTAGGCGCCCCCTGTCCTGAATGGTGGCAAGAGGCCCCGGACGAATGATCTCAATAGTTGGTGTATTCATCTTCGCTTATGGGCCTGAATCGTATGGACATACCCGCTTCCAGCAGAAATGGGGGAGTGCGTTGGGGGTCAAAGAGCTTTAAAGGGGTCTTCCCGATCAGTTGCCACCCGCCCGGGCTTTCAATGGAGTAGATGCCCGTCTGCTGATCGGCAATGCCGACGCTTCCGGCTGGAACACGTATTCTCGGAGTCGTTTTGCGCGGAGTGAAAAGCCCCGGATCGAGGCCGCCAAGGTAGGCGAATCCTGGAGTGAATCCTATCATGAAAACGTGGTAAAGAGGAGTCGAGTGTAGAGCGATCACGTCATCAACACTCTTGTCGTGAAAGGATGCGACATCCTCGATATCCGGCCCGTATTCTTTGCCGTAACAAACTGGAATTTCAACGGTGACCTTTCGATCCTGGTGATCTTCCTTTTCATCCATGAACTTCTCGATATCGAGGATGAGCTGTTCGAAAGAGCATTCCCAGGGATCGTACTGAATGAAGAGGGATCGATAGGTCGGATTGAATGAAATAACGCCTGGAAGAGCGGCTTCTGACAGTTTGTGAAACAATGCGTGGACCTTCCGATTGGTTTCGAGATCGATCGTATCCCCAAGTTCCACGCTGACGGCGGTTTCTCCGCAAGGAAGAAACCGGGGCCAAAAGAGTTTTTTATGCTTCACTTGTTCGTCTGACACCGTGTTCTCACCATTGTGGGAAAAATGGGCAAATGAATTCAGGGGGTAGAAATTTACCTATGCCATACCCGCAGATCTTTTTCAACGTTTTGAAGAAAATTGCCGCAATTCGAAATGAATACTGTACACTTCACCCTGACAATTGAAATGAGGTGAGCTTGCAGACCATGTTGGAAATCAAACTTTCAAAGAATGCTCTCAAAGTACTGGAAGCGCGTTATTTGAAACGCGACGCGGAGCGGCGCATCATCGAGACTCCGGAGGAACTTTTTCATCTGGTTGCCGGTTGTATCGCTCAAGGGGAAGCGATGTGGGTATCCCCCCAACAAATCGATCATTGGAGGCGCGAGTATCTGGAACTCATGACGTCTCTCGACTTCCTTCCCAACAGCCCCACCCTCATGAATGCCGGCAAACCGCTCGGCCAACTGAGTGCCTGTTTTGTCCTGCCCGTGGAAGATTCGATGGAAGGCATTTTCGAAGCTGTCAAGCAAATGGCCCTAGTCCAGCGGACCGGCGGAGGAACCGGCTTTTCTTTTTCCCGACTGAGGCCCAAAGGTGACCTCGTGGCTTCCACTTCCGGCGAAGCTTCCGGCCCCGTCTCATTCATGAAAATCTTCGACTGCGCCACGGAAAACATCAAGCAGGGAGGGAAGCGGCGCGGTGCCAACATGGGTGTCCTGCGGGTGGATCACCCGGACATCATGGAGTTCATCACGGCAAAACTCGATGGGGTCACACTGCAAAACTTCAACATATCCGTCGGAGCGACGGACACCTTCATGAAGGCTTTGGAGCAGGATTCAGATTATGAACTGATCCATCCCCGGACGGGAAAATGCGTGGGCAGGCTTCGAGCCAATGCGGTTTTCGATACCATCGTGCACGCAGCCTGGCGAACCGGTGACCCCGGTCTACTTTTTCTCGATACGATCAACCGATCCAACCCTACGCCTCGAGTGGGTGAGATCGAAGCAACCAATCCCTGCGGGGAAATTCCGCTGCTCCCTTACGAATCGTGTAACCTCGGATCCATCAATCTTTCAAGAATGATTCATGAACGCCAGGGACATCCCTCTGTGGACTGGCAAAAACTCAGGGCTACTGTCCGCAAGGCGATACGTTTCCTGGACGATGTCATTGAAGCCGGCCGCTATCCCATCCCTGAAATTGAACGGATGACGAAAAGTAACCGGAAGGTCGGCCTGGGGCTGATGGGTTTTGCCGAATTGCTCATCCGCCTCGGTGTTTCCTACGCTTCTCCCGAAGCCGTTACCGTGGCCGAAAACATCATGCGTTTCATCGATGAAGAGTCTTTGGCCATTTCTCAAGAGCTTGCGGCAGAGCGCGGCGTCTTTCCCAACTGGAAAGGCAGTGTTTACGAGGATCGTGGAATCCAGCTGCGAAATGCCACGCGCACGGCCATTGCTCCCACGGGTACGATCAGCATCATCGCCGGGACAAGCGCTGGCATCGAGCCCTTGTTTGCTCTGGCCTACAAACGATCCCATGTGCTCGACGGTCAGACCCTCTACGAACTCAATCCTCTTTTGCTTGAATATCTGGCTCGCTACGGCTTGGATACAAATAAAATCATACCAGAAATCCTGGAGCGGGGCGGCCTGAAAGATGTTGATGGAATACCCGGGGAAATCAAGCGACTTTTTGTGACGAGCCTTGAAATCCCCTTCGAGCAACATCTTCGCATACAGGCGGCTTTTCAGCGCCATGTGGACAATTCCGTCTCCAAGACCATCAATCTGCCTCATGACACTGCCCCCTCCCTTGTGGCCGAAGCTTATCGCCAAGCATGGGAGATGGGGCTGAAAGGGATTACGATTTACAGGTATGGGAGCAAACAGACCCAGGTGCTTGAACTGGGCGTAGGTGAAGAAGCCCTTCACTACGACCATGCCTCCCGTTGTGACCCCGAAGAATGCAAAGTATGAGTGAAGAGCATTCGGTCAAGTCGTCAGCCGTGAAATCTAAGAGCCACCTCATTTCCAGATTCCATCGATCCTGGCGGCGCATTTGGGGCAGGTTCCCTCCCTGAGATGATTGGCGCGTACAGTGAATCCCGCACGTTCAATGAGGAGTTCTCCACATGCGTAGCAATATGTGTTTTCTCCTTCATCGCCAGGGATATTGCCCGTGTAGACATAGCGGAGCCCCACTTCCAGGCCGATCTCCCGGGCATGCTGCAGCGTGGATGCCGGGGTGCGTGGGCGATCCAGCAACTTGTAGGTAGGGTAAAACGCTGAAACGTGCCAGGGAATATCCGGTCCGATGCTCTTGATGAACTTGGCAATGGCCTTCAATTCATTTTCAGAGTCGTTCAAGCCTGGAATGACCAGGGTCGTTATTTCTATCCATACTCCCAGCTCCTTCATCCGAACGATGGTATCCAACACGGGCTGCAGCTTTGCCTTACAGATGTTTCGGTAAAAATCATCGGAAAAGCCTTTGAGATCGATGTTGTCGGCGTCCAGGACTTTGGCCATGGCTTTTGCGGATGCTTCGGTCATGAATCCGTTGGACACAAAAACATTGCGAATGCCCTCCTGCCGGGCGAGAACCGCCGTATCGTAGGCGAACTCGGAAAAAATAGTCGGTTCCGTGTAGGTGTAGGCGATACTGGCAGAGCGGCTGACACGAACTTTGGCGACGAGCTCTTCAGGCGTTGTGTCTTCCCCGATAATCTTCTTATCGTATAGGCGCGGATACTGAGAAATTTCGTAATTCTGGCAGTGAAGACACTGAAAATTACAGCCGACGGTTGCAATGGAATAGGCCCGGCTTCCGGGCAGGAAGTGAAAGAGCGGCTTTTTCTCAATAGGATCTATCTGATGAGAGATGAGCTTTCCGTAGACCAGCGAATAGAGTATTCCCTGCTGGTTTTCCCGGACCATACAGATGCCGCGTTTTCCGGGTCCAATCACGCATTCATGGGCACACAGATGGCACCGAACCTTCTCGTTATCAAGCTTTTCATAGAACCTGGCTTCTTGCATGGTTTTCCCTTTCTGCTCTTTGGGGTAAGTTCCGGCGGGGTTGAGGTACTGCACTTTGGATAATACTCATGCATGACGATGTCAAAGCCAAATGCTGAAAACAGCTTTTCTGATTTAACGTCGCTTGACATCCGGTAGCGATCAGGCAAGAATCGTTTCAATATTTTTTGATATGCATCTTCTCTGAATAGCGGTTGGTCTGAAACTATGATTCCATTCCTTCCGGTGCGGGCAGGATCAAGTTTTGAGGACGCAACACTGATCGTCCAACCATTGACAAGATAAGCCGGGGTCACTCATGCAAAAATTATCTTTTGATTATCACAATGCCCTTTCGTTTATCCATGAACATGAAATTGAATTCATGGAAGGTCAGGTCATGAACGCGGCACAGGTTCTAGAGCAAAAATCGGGGCAGGGCAACGATTTTTTAGGATGGCTGGACTTGCCGACCGTCTATGACAGGGAGGAATTCGAGCGGATCAAAGCGGCGGCTGAAAAAATAAGATCTCAATCAGACGTACTGGTAGTCGTTGGGATAGGCGGCTCTTATCTGGGTGCCAAAGCCGCCATCGAATTTTTGTGCCATTCCTTTTTCAACCATCTGCCCAAGTCCAGGCGGGGGGCTCCGGAAATATATTTTCTAGGGATCAATCTCTCCTCCACCTATTATACGCATGTACTGGAAATGATAGGAGAGAAGGATTTTTCAGTCAATGTCATTTCCAAGTCCGGAACAACGACGGAACCTGCCATAGCTTTCAGGATTCTCAAGAAAAAACTGGAAGAAAAGTACGGGAAAAAGGGGGCGAGGGATCGGATTTTTGCCACGACGGATAAATCCAGAGGCGCGTTGAAACAGCTTGCCGCAGAGGAGGGTTATGAGACGTTCGTTGTTCCTGATGATGTGGGGGGAAGATATTCTGTGCTCACGGCCGTTGGATTGCTGCCCATAGCCGCCGCAGGAATCGACATC
This region of Desulforhabdus amnigena genomic DNA includes:
- a CDS encoding LamB/YcsF family protein; the protein is MSIDINCDMGESFGSYVIGEDEKVIPFITSANIACGYHAGDPLVMAKTVYLAKEHHVGIGAHPGYPDLLGYGRRALQTFPGEIKNYLLYQMGALRAFAEAAGARLRHVKPHGALYNLIAHNEAAAMEAVEAVKAFDPDLFFFILSGSLCAEMAEAFGLRVVQEVFPDRGYLSDGQLAPRGMERAVIHDASAVRTRVIKLVAEGRITSIEGQEIEIKADTLCVHGDTPGAWKLARVIRQAMEETGIEVTAPGKQENK
- the amrS gene encoding AmmeMemoRadiSam system radical SAM enzyme, with protein sequence MQEARFYEKLDNEKVRCHLCAHECVIGPGKRGICMVRENQQGILYSLVYGKLISHQIDPIEKKPLFHFLPGSRAYSIATVGCNFQCLHCQNYEISQYPRLYDKKIIGEDTTPEELVAKVRVSRSASIAYTYTEPTIFSEFAYDTAVLARQEGIRNVFVSNGFMTEASAKAMAKVLDADNIDLKGFSDDFYRNICKAKLQPVLDTIVRMKELGVWIEITTLVIPGLNDSENELKAIAKFIKSIGPDIPWHVSAFYPTYKLLDRPRTPASTLQHAREIGLEVGLRYVYTGNIPGDEGENTYCYACGELLIERAGFTVRANHLREGTCPKCAARIDGIWK
- the pxpB gene encoding 5-oxoprolinase subunit PxpB codes for the protein MSDEQVKHKKLFWPRFLPCGETAVSVELGDTIDLETNRKVHALFHKLSEAALPGVISFNPTYRSLFIQYDPWECSFEQLILDIEKFMDEKEDHQDRKVTVEIPVCYGKEYGPDIEDVASFHDKSVDDVIALHSTPLYHVFMIGFTPGFAYLGGLDPGLFTPRKTTPRIRVPAGSVGIADQQTGIYSIESPGGWQLIGKTPLKLFDPQRTPPFLLEAGMSIRFRPISEDEYTNY
- a CDS encoding glucose-6-phosphate isomerase produces the protein MQKLSFDYHNALSFIHEHEIEFMEGQVMNAAQVLEQKSGQGNDFLGWLDLPTVYDREEFERIKAAAEKIRSQSDVLVVVGIGGSYLGAKAAIEFLCHSFFNHLPKSRRGAPEIYFLGINLSSTYYTHVLEMIGEKDFSVNVISKSGTTTEPAIAFRILKKKLEEKYGKKGARDRIFATTDKSRGALKQLAAEEGYETFVVPDDVGGRYSVLTAVGLLPIAAAGIDIDALMKGAADASADYTAPYGKNDCYKYVAVRNILYRKGKAIELMINYEPRLHYVAEWWKQLFGESEGKDGKALYPASADFTTDLHSLGQYIQDGRRHLFETQISIRTPEADIEIEADESNLDGLNFLAGKTIDEVNKKASEGTVIAHVDGGVPNLVVHLPEATPYHLGYLFYFFEKACAVSGYLLGVNPFDQPGVEDYKKNMFALLGKPGYEEAGKQLAEKLKKVK
- a CDS encoding adenosylcobalamin-dependent ribonucleoside-diphosphate reductase; translated protein: MLEIKLSKNALKVLEARYLKRDAERRIIETPEELFHLVAGCIAQGEAMWVSPQQIDHWRREYLELMTSLDFLPNSPTLMNAGKPLGQLSACFVLPVEDSMEGIFEAVKQMALVQRTGGGTGFSFSRLRPKGDLVASTSGEASGPVSFMKIFDCATENIKQGGKRRGANMGVLRVDHPDIMEFITAKLDGVTLQNFNISVGATDTFMKALEQDSDYELIHPRTGKCVGRLRANAVFDTIVHAAWRTGDPGLLFLDTINRSNPTPRVGEIEATNPCGEIPLLPYESCNLGSINLSRMIHERQGHPSVDWQKLRATVRKAIRFLDDVIEAGRYPIPEIERMTKSNRKVGLGLMGFAELLIRLGVSYASPEAVTVAENIMRFIDEESLAISQELAAERGVFPNWKGSVYEDRGIQLRNATRTAIAPTGTISIIAGTSAGIEPLFALAYKRSHVLDGQTLYELNPLLLEYLARYGLDTNKIIPEILERGGLKDVDGIPGEIKRLFVTSLEIPFEQHLRIQAAFQRHVDNSVSKTINLPHDTAPSLVAEAYRQAWEMGLKGITIYRYGSKQTQVLELGVGEEALHYDHASRCDPEECKV
- a CDS encoding 5-oxoprolinase subunit C family protein yields the protein MNTPTIEIIRPGPLATIQDRGRLGYQHMGVPVSGAMDLCAMRIGNALVGNDQYEACIEITLGGLEAVFLKKTLFAVTGPNEKATLNDFTIPSWTAMYAAKGDRLILERSATGGRDYLFLEGGVDVPVVLGSKSTYLRGRFGGMNGRPLRKGDILHTGKPGGKIVRNHPWSLIPPYSQQLILRVVLGPQDDCITEEGLNAFTSGIYRLTDRADRMGCALKGPRITHQKGPDIISDGIALGAVQVPGSGQPMILLADRPTTGGYVKIATVISQDISLIAQAAPGAEVRFSPIPLLKAREIYLKKEYALRRFILQGEPL